The stretch of DNA AAATCACAGGAATCTCCGATTCATAAATGGCTCTGGCAACGATCTCTTCATTGAACGCCCACAGCTCCTCCAGAGAGCCGCCGCCTCGTCCCACAATCAAGACATCTGCCTCGCCCATCGCATTCATTTCCCGAATTGCTTTGACAATGGAAGGAGCAGCCCCCTTGCCCTGAACAAGCACCGGATATAATACCACCGGAACTTGCGGATATCTCCGCTGAAGGGTTATCATCACATCCCTTACGGCAGCCCCGGTCGGGGAAGTAATCACCCCGATGGTTCGCGGGAATCTCGGCAGCGGGCGTTTGCGTGTCTCTGCAAACAACCCTTCGCCCTCCAGCTTCTTCTTAAGCTGCTCGTAAGCCAGATAAAGGCTTCCGATACCGTCCGGCTGCATATGGGTCGCGTAAAATTGATACTGTCCATCGCGCTCATATACCGAGACATTGCCGCGCGCAATGACCCGCGTCCCTTCTTTTGGAATAAAGGGGAGCCGCTGATTATGCGAGGCGAACATAATACTTTTTATTCGGCTGTCCGCATCCTTTAATGTAAAATACATATGACCGCTGGAATGATGCGTGAAATTGGAGATCTCCCCCCGAATCCAAACTTCAGACAGCAAGGGGTCGCTCTCCATTTTCATCCGGATATACCGGTTTAGTTCCTTAATAGAATAAATGCGTTGATCCATGAGGAATCCCCCTCATTTGATTCCTAATATTAGGCTAGACCGCTTAGTCTCTTGGCTGCCGTTAGGGTGTTGCTCATCAGCATCGTAATGGTCATGGGGCCTACGCCGCCAGGAACCGGCGTTATTGGACCGCTCACTTCCTTCACACTCTCGAAGTCTACATCTCCGGCAAGCTTGCCGGTATCAAGCCGATTCATCCCCACATCGATAACAACGGCTCCAGGCTTTACGAAGGAAGCGTCCACGAAATTGGCCTTGCCAATCGCTACGACTAGGATATCCGCTTGACGCGTAATTTCCTTCATGTTCACGGTGCGAGAATGGCACATCGTAACCGTGGCATTCTCACGCTGAAGCAGCAGAGATACAGGCTTGCCGACAATATTGCTTCTTCCGATCACAACAGCGTGCTTGCCTGGGATTTCAATACCGGTGCGCTTAATCAATTCAATGACACCAGCCGGTGTACAAGGCAGAAGACTCTCGTCCCCAATGACAAGATTCCCTACATTAACAGGGTGGAAGCCATCTACGTCCTTCTCGACCGCTATTGCATCAATTACTGCTTTCTCGTTAATATGCTTCGGGAGAGGCAACTGAACAAGAATTCCATGTATGTTCTCCTGACGATTCAATCTGTCAATCAGGTCAAGCAGTTCCTCTTGCGAAGTATCAGCAGCTAGACGGTGTACTTCCGAATAATACCCAAGATCGTGACACGCTTTCTCTTTGTTGCGGACATACACCTGCGAAGCAGGATCTTCACCGACAAGCACGACAGCTAGTCCTGGCTGTACGCCTTGTTCTGCAAGCTTGTCCACTTCTAGACGCAGCTTGCCGCGAATATCCTCAGATACTTCCTTGCCATTGATCAACGCTTGATTCAACATGTCTTCTCCCCCCAAATGATCTTATGATTTTGGTTTAATTTGATCCAAGTCTTTTATCATTTTTCCCAACACACCGTTCACGAATTTCCCAGATTCCTCACTGCCAAAATGCTTGGCCAGCTCAATCGCTTCATTCACAGCTACCCTACCCGGAACATCATCCCGGAACACCATTTCGTAAGCTGCGAGGCGCAGAACCTGGCGATCCACACGTGACAGACGGCTGATTTGCCAGCCCTTCAAATAATTCTCAAGAAGCTCATCAATCGCTGTCTTGTTGCTAAGCGTACCTTGAACCAGCTCCATCACTTGAGCCTGAGCCGCTTGGGAATCCTTAATCTCAACTTCACTTTCATTCTCGCCCGCAGCTTCAGCAATCAGCATGGCTACCGCATCTTCCGCACCAACTTCATTCATTTCCATTTGATACAGGCTTTGTACGGCAATTTCTCTAGCTAAACGTCTTTTCAATTTATTTCCTCCTAAAAGCGGTAGTTCATAACAATTTATTTGCACAATAGTATTTACAGAAAAAAACCTGTGAAACGCAATCTCCACAAAATTAGGCATTATTCAAGTAAGCTCAGTCAGGGAGAAAGCGTATCACAGGAATCATTTGAAGGGACGCCAACGTGTGTTAAGCCAATCCCTTAATTCTTTCCATGGTATCAAAGAGCCTTGATTCAAATCCTTATATTTACCGGCGGTGTAGCCAATAAACAAAAGAAGAGCGCAAAAAAGCATGTTCCAAAAACCAAAAAACAAATAAATACCGCTTAGAAAAACAGCCGCAACTACACCTATCACACGTCCCTTGTGGCTATCCCACAACTCTTTCCAAAACACTTTGGAAGCTCACCCCTATTCGACCCGGCTTTTCATAGTCGGCGATTGGACAAGGTTAGCGATATATACCGAGACATAAGCCACAGGAATGCCGGTGATCTCTTCTACATGATCATGCACTTGCTTCTGCACTTCCTCTGTCAATGGAGGAATGGAAGTTTCTCCATCTACCAAAGCACGGATGCTGATCTCCAGCCCCGCATCCGACATGCGGATCCGGGTCTTTACTTCTCTCACCCCACGCACTCGCGAAGCCGCCTTATAGGCCAAATTCTCAATGGTCTCCACCGAAATCTGGATATCTCCAAATTCTGTGCGCTGGTCAATGGAGGGCAGCGAGTTCCGGCTGCGGCGAACGGAGACATAGAAGAAGCGAAGGCTGAGCACAAATAGAATGGCAGCCACCACAATCACCGTAATCCATAAGTTCCGCTCTAATTTCATATCCAAGGTATAAGGCAATGCATCCGATAACAAAAGAATGGTACCTGCGGAGATCACGCCAATGCTGAGACTGTAAATAAATAGCAAGAGTCTGTCCAAAATCTTTGCCACGAAACCCCCAGCTCCCTACAAATTATAGTAAACCCCTGACATTAACAATGTCGGGGGTCTGCTTTACGTCTATTTCACCCGGTTGTTTGATTCAGAATCATCATGTTTATCGGCATTCTTGAAGATCACGTCATGAATATGTACGTTCACTTCAACGACGGATAATCCGGTCATTTGCTCAATGGAGCGCTTGACATTATGTTGAATCTCGGTTGCAACTTCAGGAAGACGGAATCCATATTCAATAATTACAGATACGTCAACAGCTGCTTCACGCTGGCCGACTTCAACCTTAACGCCCTTAGATAAATTCTTCCGTCCAAGCAGCTCAGCAATTCCGCCGGCAAAGCCGCCACTCATTCCGGCAACACCCTTCACTTCCACCGTAGCAAGGCCTGCAATCACTTCGATAACTTCAGGCGCAATTTGAATCTCTCCGATGTCCGTGCGTTCAAATTCAGTTGGCAAAGTACTCATGTTCTTCATCCACCTCTCAATAAGTTTACGGATGACTCTACTTCGAGGCAAGCGCACTTATTAATAATACTATATCATTTTGCCCACATTATGACAAACAATGGGTCAAGTTCTAAATCTCGTTCTCTTCCAAAAACTTGATATCGAAATCACCGCGAATGAACGTCGGATGCTCAAGCAGCTTCTGATGGAACGGGATTGTCGTACTAATGCCTTCTACCGCAAATTCTCCTAAAGCGCGCTTCATCTTAGCGATCGCCTCTTCGCGGGTCGGTGCCCATACGATCAACTTGGCAATCATCGAATCATAGTAAGGGCTAATGGTATAGCCGGGATAAACCGCACTATCCACCCTGACGCCTGGTCCGCCTGGGGCCAAATAGAATTGTATTTTGCCAGGGGACGGCAGGAAATTACGAGCAGGATCCTCTGCATTGATCCGGCACTCAATTGACCAGCCATCAATCTGCACATCTTGCTGGGTAAAGGAAAGAAGGTTGCCCTCAGCAACGGAAATCATTTCCTTGATCAGATCTACACCGGTTACCATCTCTGTTACTGGATGCTCGACCTGAATCCGGGTATTCATCTCCATGAAATAAAATTGGCCATCAGGCCCCAGAAGGAACTCCAGCGTGCCTGCGCCCGAATAATTCACGGCGAGCGCCGCGCGAACAGCAGCCTCCCCCATCTCAGCCCGCTTCTCTGGAGACAATACCGGACAAGGCGCCTCCTCCACAAGCTTCTGACGACGGCGCTGCACGGAGCAGTCACGCTCGCCTAGATAAGCGACATTCCCGTGACGGTCGGCGATGATCTGGATCTCTACATGCTTCATGCCGGTCAAATATTTCTCAAGATAAACTCCGGCGTTGCCGAAGGCTTTCTGAGCTTCCTGCTGAGCCGTTGTAATCTGCTGAATCAGCGAAGCTTCATCCTCCGCCAGACGTATTCCTTTGCCACCGCCTCCGGCAGTAGCCTTAATAATAACTGGATATCCGATCTCTCTAGCCAGACTTACCGCTTCATCCAAGTCTTCAATGAGGCCCTCAGAACCCGGGATAACCGGAACCCCTGCATCCTTCATCGTCTGCTTCGCAACCGCCTTGTCCCCCATGCGGGTTATGGCATCGGCAGATGGACCAATAAAGGTTACGTTGCAGGAATCACAAATCTCTGCAAAATCCGCATTCTCCGCCAGGAAGCCATATCCCGGATGAATGGCATCACATTCTGTCAATGTAGCGACGCTCATGATGTTGGTAAAGTTCAGGTAACTGTCCTTGGATAGTGTGGGTCCAATACAATATGCTTCATCAGCTAGTCGTACATGCAGCGAATCCTTGTCCGGCTCCGAGTAGACGGCAACCGTAGAAATGCCCAGCTCACGGCAGGCACGGATAATACGAACCGCAATCTCACCACGGTTGGCAATTAATATTTTCTGAAATTTCATGTAGCTTCCCTCCTAAAAACCTGTTTGATTCTGGTTACGTCATCCGGTTTGTTATTCCGGTTTTACCAAAAAGAGGGGTTGTCCGAATTCCACTAGCTGACCATTCTCAACCAGAATGTCAACGATCTCGCCTTTAACCTCGGCTTCGAGCTCATTCATCAGCTTCATGGCTTCAATAATACACACCGTTGTTTTCTCTCCGACACGATCCCCAACGCTAACAAATGGGGCAGCTTCCGGGGAAGAGGAACGGTAAAAAGTCCCTACCATCGGAGACACAATTTTATGTAGATTAGCGTCAGCCTCAGCAGGGGCTGCAGCTGCATTCGTCTGAGCAGGGGCAGGTGTATTTACGGCAGGATGCACTGCTGGAACAGACACTGGCTGTCCTCCATTTACCATAGCCGGTTGGACTTGTACAAACTCAGTTTTACCCGGCTTGCGAATTGTAAGACGGGAACCTTCATTCTCCAGTTCCAATTCATGAATAGATGTTTCATCAACCAATTTTATCAATTCTTTAATTTCGTTCAATTTGAACATTTCACGTATTCACTCCTTCAGCTTTAAAAAAGAATATCGCCGGAAGCGAGGTAAGCGCCAGCGAGTTCTTGAAAGCTTTAGTCTTGGACAAGAACATAACTTTATGTATTATATCACAATCGTTTAAAATGGAAAGAGCCCGGAAGGACCCGGGCTTTTCCAGCAAAAATCGCCATTTTTCTAATTCGTTTATTGCGTTACATACTGCACACTGACCTTATCTTGTGTAACCCCAAGCTGCTTAATTACCAGATCCACAATGTTTACTGCCTGCTTCGCATCCAGCTTGTCGCTGAGAACAACGACTTTATATTGATCATCCTGTTCAGTGACCGCTGCACTCGTCTTCAACTGCTGCTGCAACTGCTCTTCAATATCTGTAATTTTTGCTTCACGGTCTTGAAGCGCATTAAGCTCCTGCTGTGCGGCCGCGTTCTCATCGGCAGATTTGGTCAGATCGTTGATGGTCTGCAGCAGCTGCTCTTCCTTCTTCGCATTATTCTCCATCCGCTCATATTGATAGTTTGTCACCAGGTCACTGCCTGCCGTTCCTTGAGATGCAACCTGCTTAAGAACATCCTCATCACTTTTTGCTCCTGTATCCTTTGCATCCTTCTTATCCTTGGCATTGTTATCCGTCCCTGACTTGTCAGCGCCAGATTTATCCGTCTGCTCTTTGGAATCGCCCTTCACAGCACCGTCTGTCTTAGCTTCAGTGCCAGCATTATCTTCACTGTCCTTAACAGCGTCTTGATGATCAGCTGTCGTACCTCCGCTCTCTACTTCTGTAGCAACAACATCACTGTTCCCGGCTGCTGAGTCTGCAATGGAGACAGCCCCGCCTCCGTCCTTGTCGCCCGCCGTTACCTGCTGACCGTCCGCCGTCTTGGGAAGCTTTGTTGATGAATCTTCCGTAAACAAATAGTAAGCTGACAGAATGACCATTAAGCTGAGCATGGATACAAGCCAGATTGTTTGTCTTTTGGATTTCATTTTGGTTCCTCCTAAAAGTTTTTATGGAGCTTTACTCCATTGAAATGGCTACGCAATAAAAACTTGCTTCGGAAGCATCATTCTTTTGGAGCTTTACTCCATGGATTCTCTTCGCAATTAAAACTCGCTTCGGAAGCATCATTCTTTTGGAGCTTTACTCCAGGATTCTCTTCGCAATTAAAACTCGCTTCGGAAGCATCATTATCATGGAGCTTCCCGCTCCTTATTCAACCTGCTTTCTGGGAGCTACGGATATTCGGTAAGACGAGACATTGAGCCCTTTTTCCACCGCATCAATAATCATCTGCTTAACTACTTTATTCTCCGCTCCCTTGGCAACCACGAGTACCCCTCTTACCTTGGGTTTCACCTTTTTGGTCACAATCGGCTGCTGATTCCCCGAGGATTCATAGGTAACAATTTGCCCGTCACGTGTATATTCCGTAACATGCCTCTTGCCGCCACCGGCATCCGTCTCGTCCGTAAGCTGCTGGGTGTCCTTCATATTTCGTTGAACCACGATCTCTTCTGTAGAATCGACCGTAACCAAGACGTCTACCGAGCCTACGCCAACAATTTTCTCCAGAATATCTCTAGTCTTCGCCTCCAGCTCTGCCTCAATTTGGTCAAAAGCTCCCCCGCCTTCTCTAGAGGATGAATCGGACGAAGATTGCAGGGTTGAAGCTGCCATTGGTGGTTCCCGCCCTTCACCAGCCGGATCAACTTTTTTGATATGAACAAAGGAATTAAACAGCATGAATGCGGCCCCAACCAATCCAATAATAATTAGCAGACGGAAAGTATGAACCTTCTTGCCTCCATCGCTTCCCTTGCCAAGCCACTGCTCCAGCTTCTTTAACCATTTCACCGTTTCATCACCCCCTTATCCTGAAGAATCCTCAGTCCAGGGAACAATGCGAATTAGACTTCGCTCAATCCCCCAGTTCCCCCCAATAAGCTCGTAGATCCGTTCCTTCACTGCCTTAAGTTCCTGTCCCTGAACCCTAACCTGGTCTTGGTCTTCTGTATGCTCAGCCGCCGAATTCATCACGGCCTTACTATCTCCCTCCCGTGGTTCACTTTCTTCTGATGGGGAGCCAACCTGAATTTCCACCGGCTCAACCTGTTTTACCGAAATTCTCGGGACGTTCACTCCCTCAGGGGTGGTTGAAATCCCACCGGAAGCCGAGGACGATGATTCCTGTTTAGCTTGCTGCGTGGGTTCTTTTGCCTGCTTTCCAAGCATGATTTTGACTGAGGTAATGGTAGGCTTGTCATATTCGGGAACCTCCCCCTCGGCGGCCTCCTTCTTGACCGCAAGCTTCACTTCCACTTTGTCCACATTCAGCCCTGTACCTGCTTCGATCTGACGTTTTATTTGCTCTGCCGTTTCTCTACCCGCCCATTCCATCGTATCCTTCTGCTGCGAATTCTTTAGCTCTTCGCCCCGTCTCAAGATCTCTTCCAAGCTTCCATCTCCCTGCGGATGGGGTTCAGCTAGAACCGTTGCAAGCCGCTCCGCCGGAGCATCCGAAAACAGCTTGAGGAGAGGTGAAAGCAGTGTCATTAGGATCAGCATGCTGACAACCAGCTTTACATAGCGCTCCATGCTGCGATTGGGGAGAAGCATCTCGGCAAATACCGAGATCAACACGACAAAGATGATCTCCTTCAACCAATCCGCAAGCCAGGTCATCATGACATTTTCTTCACTCCTTATTACCGCATCATGACGGTGATGTTACCGGCAGTCAGCATAATGGTGATAGCCAGGAAGAACATAAGTCCTACCGCAGCAAGCACCGCAAACACGTAGAGCATGCTTTTCCCGATTGTCTCCAGACAAGTCACCACAGGGGAGTCTCCCAGCGGCTGCATCACGGCGGCGGCGAGATTGTAAATGAGCGCCAAAGTCAGGATTTTTATGGCTGGGAACGCACACAGAAACAAAATAATGGCAACGCCCACAAGCCCTACAGAGTTTTTTACCAGGATGGAAGCGGATATCACCGTATCTGTCGCATCTGCAAACATTTTCCCAATAACTGGTACAAAGTTGCCTGTGAGATACTTAGCGGTCCGAAGCGTAACTCCGTCTGCTACCGAGCCCGCAGCGCCTTTTACCGAAATTACACCGAGGAAAACGGTAAGCAGCACACCTAGGAGTCCCATTCCCACGGTTCGCAGAAGGTTGGCCAGCTGGTTCAGCTTATATTTGTCTGTCATGGAGCTGACAATATGCAGGATCGCCGAGAAGAACAAGAGGGGAAACACCACGACATGGACCAATGTTCCCACCGTGTGGACCATAAAGACGACAAGCGGGTGGGTCACAGAAACCGTAACTACATTTCCCATCGAGGCGAGCAGTGTGAACAGCAAGGGAACCATCGCCATCATGAAATCGATCATTCCGGTTATCGCTTGAGTCGCGTACCCGACCGCGGAGTGAAAGCTATTAACAGCTAACACCAAAATAACCATATAGCAAATCGCAAAAGCGACCTTGCCGACATTTCCTTTTTCAAAAGCACTCTGCAGCGTCTCAAGCATCATGCTGATCACCGTGAGCACCACAATCGTAACCAGAATGTGCCCGCTATACAGTACTTCGTGCCACATATAGCGAAGAAGACCTGTCAAGCCTGAGGATATGCTGAAGCCGCCGCCCTGTGAAAGCAGCATCTCTTTGAAGGTAGGCAGGCGCCCTTCCGGGAAGAACCCCCCGTATTCCTTCATTAGCTGCTCCCAATATGTCTCCACCTGCTGGGTCTGCAGCTCGTCTACTTGTCCTTGAGAAGAAGAGGGTTCCTCTGCATATGCTGCGGCTTTCCCCGGCATCAGAAGTTGCAAGACGAATGCAAGGAGACAAGCCAGCGTCAATCCTGCCAAGCGTATCATGATCCGCCGTTTCATCCGTTGACCCCATTTCTATGCGGGCATCAGCTTCATCACCGTCTCTATGATGATGCCGATGATGGGTATAGCCAGTACCATAATCAACACTTTTCCCGCTAATTCAATCTTGGAAGCAATGCTTTCCTGCCCGGCATCCCGCACAATTTGTGCTCCAAATTCGGCGATATAGGCAATGCCTATGATTTTTAGAATGGTCTTGAGATAGATGGCTTGGACACCCGCAGAAACGGCCAGATCCTCAAAGGTACCGATAATCGAGCCGATCTTTCCGGCCAGGAATAGAAATAGCGTGACCCCTGTACAGATGGTAATCAAAAAGGCGAACAGCGGCTTCTGTTCTTTGATGATCATGATCAGCACGGCTGCAATCAGGCCCAGGCCCACCACTTGAATCATTTCCACGATGCTTCACCTACTGGAACAAAAAAATCGATTTGATTTCCTGAAACAAGCTGTCCAGCAGCCGAACAACCATAAACAGCACAACCACAAAGCCTATGACCGTTACCCAATGCGCCATATCCTCTTTTCCCATCTGCTTAAGCACGGTGTGAATCATAGCAATAATGATCCCAATTCCTGCAATTTGAAAAATTGCATTCACATCTATGTTCATCAATAGGCACCTCGCGATCCGTTCCTGGTAAGCGTTCCGCTGAAGGAATACGGACATTAATAGATCAAGATTACGATGAAGGCGCCGGCTAGAAGCCCAAGGCTCCTGCACATTTTCTCGTAACGCCTCTGCTCTTCCAGCGCTACAGCTTCTTCCGTCTCCAGCTGTCTGATCGCTGTCTCAAGATGATTCAGCTGATCCTTCCGATCGCTTGTCCCAAGGGAAAATGCTAGCTGATACATCACATCCCGCTCTCCTGCCTTCATATAGCTGTACTTCCAGCGTTCGCGAATCGCATGATGCAGGCTATCTTGTGCCGTCCAATTCCGCGGTGGACCCATGGCCTCGGCCGCCTCAATGAAGAGGGAGCGCAGGGGCTCGCGATTCTGGGCACCAATCCGGCTAAAGGCTTCAGGAAGCGGGGTAAAGCCATAGCCGATCTCAGTCTCCATTCTCCGAAGGGCGAGGATCAAGCGCCTGATCTCATGAGGTCTGGCAGCATAACCGCTGGCCTTCCACCAGCCGGCTAATGTAGAAGCTAAGAGGATCAGGGCTGCTCCGAGGATTTTAAGCATAGCCCCAGCCTCCCCCGGAAGGTGAACCCTCAAGCAGCATAGGCCTCTGTTTACCATCCAGCAGCCGGAAGGTAAGCTTGCGCTCAGCCCGTGAGAGGATAACAAACCTCTGGAAGAAGGCGCCTTCCGCAAGGCTTGATAAGAATGGCCGACTCAGCACCTCTGCCACCTCAGCACCATGAACGGTTGCGACTACCGATACTCCAGCGTGAAGCGCTTCTGCAATAGCAGCTGCATCCTCTGCTCGGCCAATCTCATCCACAATGATGACTTCCGGCGACATAGAGCGGAGCATCATCATCATGCCTTCCGCCTTGGGACAGGCGTCCATCACGTCCGTTCTGGGACCAAGATCAAAGCTAGGAACTCCCTGCCTGCATCCTGCAATCTCAGAGCGTTCATCCACAATGGCCACCTTAAGCCCTGACCATTTGGCTTCGGAATGCCCCCAGCTGCCACTGCTGATTTGACGTGCCAAATCTCTTAGCATGGTCGTCTTTCCCTGCTGAGGCGGTGAGATGATCAGCGTGTGCAGTACGTTCTTCCGCTTAAAATCTAGCAAGTGCTTAAGAAGCGGTGTTGCGGCCCCTCGTATTTCACGGGCAATCCGCAAATTAAAGCTGCTGATCTCACGGATATGCTCCACCCTGCCCCCGCTCAGCACAGTCCTTCCTGCTAAACCTACACGGTGGCCTCCGGGGAGCGTGATGAAGCCCTTTCTCAGCTCCTCTTCCATCGTATACAGGGAATGATTCGTGATGAGATCAAGCACCTTTCGCCCTTCCTCCCTGTCAGGACAATAAGCCTGTGAGGGATCACGGGTGAGCCCTCCCTCCGGGGTCAAGAAGTAATAGCTGCCGCCTGTATTGAGCTCAAACGGACGCCCCTCTCGAAAGCGTATCTCTTCCAGCTGCTCGAACAGGGAAGAAGACAGCTGCTGCAGAAGCTGCTTGATTTTTTCCGGGAACACCGTGAGCCATGTCGCATTCATTTCAGCTCAGCCCCTTCGTCATTACTGGAATCTAGATCCAGATTTCTTACTATAACTATGGTGTCTGTAACATGTTATGCTTGTACTTCTACTTTATGACTGCAAATCTATCATTTCTTCAAAATCCCGATTAAGAGACAGGCAACCCCGATCGTAATAAAAATCATCTTCCCCCATGACAGCTTATCCGCCATACCAATCAGTCCAATAGAGGTCGTTAAGATTAGAATAGTTGGCCCAACCAGGGCTAAGCCTGAATTGACCGCGAGTGCCTGGTCGACCCTTCCAAGCTTTAGCATCCATAGCGCCGCTAAAATCTCCAGCGTACCCGACAGCAGCCTCAGTGATGCCATCGATGTCACAAATTTATCCAGTTTAATCTCCCCCTACTTGTCCGAATGTTCATTAAATCGTTATGCTATGAAGTTAGTATTTATCACCGATTTCATGCACAAAAAAAAGGAAGATGCACGGCTAACTGCCATACATCTTCCTCGTATAAGTATAAAGTAAGCTGGTCTATTAAATTTACCGGCGTTCTTTTGGACCGCCCACAAACGCCTGCTCCGAAGTATCAAGTCCATATGCTGTATGCAGAGCCTGAACAACCTCTGTCAGCTTTCCGGCCTCAATCACACAGG from Paenibacillus sp. CAA11 encodes:
- the spoIIIAE gene encoding stage III sporulation protein AE — protein: MKRRIMIRLAGLTLACLLAFVLQLLMPGKAAAYAEEPSSSQGQVDELQTQQVETYWEQLMKEYGGFFPEGRLPTFKEMLLSQGGGFSISSGLTGLLRYMWHEVLYSGHILVTIVVLTVISMMLETLQSAFEKGNVGKVAFAICYMVILVLAVNSFHSAVGYATQAITGMIDFMMAMVPLLFTLLASMGNVVTVSVTHPLVVFMVHTVGTLVHVVVFPLLFFSAILHIVSSMTDKYKLNQLANLLRTVGMGLLGVLLTVFLGVISVKGAAGSVADGVTLRTAKYLTGNFVPVIGKMFADATDTVISASILVKNSVGLVGVAIILFLCAFPAIKILTLALIYNLAAAVMQPLGDSPVVTCLETIGKSMLYVFAVLAAVGLMFFLAITIMLTAGNITVMMR
- the spoIIIAD gene encoding stage III sporulation protein AD, whose amino-acid sequence is MEMIQVVGLGLIAAVLIMIIKEQKPLFAFLITICTGVTLFLFLAGKIGSIIGTFEDLAVSAGVQAIYLKTILKIIGIAYIAEFGAQIVRDAGQESIASKIELAGKVLIMVLAIPIIGIIIETVMKLMPA
- the spoIIIAC gene encoding stage III sporulation protein AC, whose product is MNIDVNAIFQIAGIGIIIAMIHTVLKQMGKEDMAHWVTVIGFVVVLFMVVRLLDSLFQEIKSIFLFQ
- the spoIIIAB gene encoding stage III sporulation protein SpoIIIAB — translated: MLKILGAALILLASTLAGWWKASGYAARPHEIRRLILALRRMETEIGYGFTPLPEAFSRIGAQNREPLRSLFIEAAEAMGPPRNWTAQDSLHHAIRERWKYSYMKAGERDVMYQLAFSLGTSDRKDQLNHLETAIRQLETEEAVALEEQRRYEKMCRSLGLLAGAFIVILIY
- the spoIIIAA gene encoding stage III sporulation protein AA, whose translation is MNATWLTVFPEKIKQLLQQLSSSLFEQLEEIRFREGRPFELNTGGSYYFLTPEGGLTRDPSQAYCPDREEGRKVLDLITNHSLYTMEEELRKGFITLPGGHRVGLAGRTVLSGGRVEHIREISSFNLRIAREIRGAATPLLKHLLDFKRKNVLHTLIISPPQQGKTTMLRDLARQISSGSWGHSEAKWSGLKVAIVDERSEIAGCRQGVPSFDLGPRTDVMDACPKAEGMMMMLRSMSPEVIIVDEIGRAEDAAAIAEALHAGVSVVATVHGAEVAEVLSRPFLSSLAEGAFFQRFVILSRAERKLTFRLLDGKQRPMLLEGSPSGGGWGYA
- a CDS encoding YqhV family protein, with amino-acid sequence MKLDKFVTSMASLRLLSGTLEILAALWMLKLGRVDQALAVNSGLALVGPTILILTTSIGLIGMADKLSWGKMIFITIGVACLLIGILKK